The Solanum lycopersicum chromosome 6, SLM_r2.1 genome has a window encoding:
- the LOC109120479 gene encoding DExH-box ATP-dependent RNA helicase DExH12-like → MAWATCMRDWLFRQVSFDLLWIGDTDQDIVKTLFETGWIQVCVMNSTMYWGVPLSAHLVVIMGTQYYNGREYAYTDYPVTNLLQMMGHASRPLVDISGKCVILCHAPRKDYYYKFLYEAFPVESHLQYYLHDSLDAEVATGVIQNKRLTHNPNYYNLHGVSHRHLSDHLSQLVDNTISDLEASKCITVEDAFLLSPLNLGMIASYYCISCTSFSSSMTSKTKLKGLLEILASSLEYEQLSIRPGEEELIRRLINHQRFSFENPKYTDPNMKVNALLQAHFSRQVVGGNLASDQQEVLVSATRLLQALVDVISSNGWLSLAVLTMEVSQMVTQGMWECDSILLQLPHFTKELAQKCQENPGKSVETVFDLVEMEDDERRELLEISDLQLMDVAQFCNSLPNIDLTYDVLGSDNLKVGDNVSVQATCHPQHPIPCMYLFLSVFLVECPPAEAQPLFPACNMPPATWVRQMICQDLSTHFP, encoded by the exons ATGGCGTGGGCTACTTGCATGAGGGATTGGCTTTTTCGCCAGGTTTCATTCGATTTGTTGTGGATTGGCGACACTGATCAAGATATAGTAAAGACATTGTTTGAAACTGGATGGATTCAAGTGTGTGTAATGAACAGCACAATGTATTGGGGAGTACCACTATCTGCACATTTGGTGGTGATCATGGGAACACAGTACTATAATGGTAGGGAATATGCTTACACTGATTATCCAGTCACTAATTTGTTGCAGATGATGGGTCATGCCAGTCGGCCTCTTGTAGATATCTCTGGGAAGTGTGTCATCCTCTGTCATGCACCACGCAAGGACTACTACTACAAGTTCTTGTATGAAGCATTCCCAGTTGAAAGCCATCTGCAATACTATCTCCACGACAGTTTGGATGCTGAGGTCGCTACTGGAGTTATTCAGAACAA AAGGCTGACACATAATCCAAATTACTACAATCTGCATGGTGTTAGTCACAGGCATCTGTCTGACCACCTATCACAACTGGTGGATAATACTATCAGTGACTTGGAGGCAAGCAAATGTATCACAGTTGAGGATGCCTTTTTGCTTTCACCTTTGAATCTTGGCATGATAGCATCATATTATTGTATCAGTTGCACGAGTTTTAGCTCTTCTATGACCTCCAAAACGAAGTTGAAGGGCTTGCTGGAAATATTGGCTTCATCATTGGAGTATGAACAGTTGTCTATACGACCAGGTGAAGAGGAGTTGATAAGAAGGTTGATTAATCATCAGCGTTTCTCTTTTGAGAATCCAAAGTACACAGATCCAAACATGAAGGTTAATGCTCTTCTACAAGCCCATTTCTCTAGGCAAGTGGTGGGTGGAAATCTTGCTTCTGACCAGCAGGAGGTGCTTGTTTCTGCTACTAGGCTGCTTCAAGCACTGGTTGATGTTATTTCCAGCAATGGATGGCTGAGTCTAGCAGTTCTAACAATGGAGGTGAGCCAGATGGTGACTCAGGGTATGTGGGAATGTGACTCTATTCTTCTCCAGCTTCCACACTTCACAAAGGAATTAGCACAGAAATGCCAAGAAAATCCAGGAAAGAGTGTTGAGACAGTGTTTGATTTAGTGGAGATGGAAGATGACGAGAGGCGTGAGCTCTTGGAAATATCAGACCTACAGCTGATGGATGTTGCACAGTTCTGTAATTCGTTGCCAAACATTGATTTGACATATGATGTGCTTGGCAGTGATAATCTGAAGGTAGGAGACAATGTAAGCGTGCAG GCAACATGCCACCCGCAACACCCTATTCCCTGCATGTATCTGTTTCTGTCTGTATTCTTGGTTGAATGCCCTCCTGCAGAAGCACAACCCCTATTCCCTGCAT GCAACATGCCACCCGCAACATGGGTACGCCAAATGATTTGCCAGGACTTGTCTACACATTTTCCTTAA
- the LOC101253197 gene encoding protein phosphatase 1 regulatory subunit INH3, with the protein MATRTREIAQPATGTSTVTLTLGNPSESAPSSSSSQQQQPIETLTLKLKPKRRVSWKAGTVDNEFLNKKSSKKCCIFHKEKPFDEDDSDDDDADDKENDPSKSHHHGDHCCSKQDHGGEASTSFSEDH; encoded by the coding sequence ATGGCCACAAGGACGAGGGAAATTGCACAGCCGGCGACCGGGACATCGACGGTAACCTTAACCCTAGGAAACCCATCGGAATCtgcaccatcatcatcatcgtcacaACAGCAGCAACCAATCGAAACCCTAACTTTGAAATTGAAGCCGAAGAGGAGAGTGTCGTGGAAAGCAGGAACTGTGGACAACGAGTTCCTCAACAAGAAGAGTTCCAAGAAATGTTGCATTTTCCACAAAGAAAAGCCTTTTGATGAAGACGATAGCGATGATGATGATGCCGATGACAAAGAAAATGACCCATCAAAGAGTCATCATCATGGGGATCATTGCTGTTCTAAACAGGATCATGGAGGAGAAGCTAGTACGAGTTTTTCGGAAGATCACTGA
- the LOC101252295 gene encoding receptor homology region, transmembrane domain- and RING domain-containing protein 2, whose translation MVNFWVFLLICFVSLTASRATGSVILIGNNRTLSFEDIEANFAPSPKGSGKCGRLYIAEPLDACSTLTNKIEPTNNFTKEPFVLIIRGGCSFEDKVRKAQAAGFKAAIIYDSGYGDIIAMAGTSAGVKILAVFISKASGEALTQYAGSDTEVWLIPSLENSAWSIMATSFISLLSMSAVLAMCFFVRRHHIRRERPRASRVREFHGISSRLVKAMPSLIFTSVVEDNSTSVTCAICLEDYTAGDKLRILPCRHKFHTMCVDAWLTSWRTFCPVCKRDARTSTGDPPASESTPLLSSSLRSVSSVSSLRSSLASSEVIHIGTGASRSPSVSRPQSISSSRNQHSLWSYQSPHLAISRSSLDLQNASSQRSRAAYLISSNSLGYPCLSPLNSRYGSAYIPSPSNPSSSYMGSTSRQPNPLHHSESITSFSPFASANSLPGCES comes from the exons ATGGTGAATTTCTGGGTGTTTTTGTTGATATGTTTTGTGTCTTTGACGGCTTCTCGAGCTACTGGTAGTGTGATTTTGATTGGAAATAACAGGACTTTGTCTTTTGAAGATATTGAAGCTAATTTTG CTCCCTCACCAAAGGGTTCAGGAAAATGTGGGAGGTTGTATATTGCGGAGCCTTTGGATGCCTGCTCAACCTTGACTAACAAGATTGAACCAACTAATAACTTCACAAAAGAACCATTTGTTCTGATAATCAGGGGTGGATGTAGCTTTGAAGATAAAGTTAGAAAAGCACAAGCTGCAGGTTTTAAAGCAGCCATTATCTATGATAGTGGATATGGAGATATAATTGCAA TGGCAGGAACCTCTGCTGGTGTGAAGATACTGGCAGTTTTCATTTCAAAAGCTTCTGGAGAAGCACTCACACAGTATGCTGGCTCGGATACGGAAGTATGGTTAATCCCAAGCTTGGAAAACTCAGCTTGGTCAATCATGGCTACATCTTTCATTTCACTACTTTCTATGTCTGCTGTACTTGCAATGTGTTTCTTTGTTCGCCGACATCATATACGAAGAGAACGGCCACGAGCTTCTCGTGTTCGCGAATTTCATGGGATTAGTAGCCGTTTGGTTAAAGCTATGCCAAGTTTGATATTTACGTCAGTTGTGGAGGATAATTCTACATCAGTGACATGTGCTATATGCCTTGAAGATTATACTGCTGGAGATAAGCTTAGAATTCTTCCATGCCGGCACA AATTTCACACTATGTGTGTTGATGCTTGGCTGACATCATGGAGAACCTTTTGCCCTGTCTGCAAACGGGATGCAAGAACTAGCACTGGTGATCCACCAGCATCAGAATCTACACCATTGCTTTCTTCCAGTCTGCGATCTGTATCTTCAGTGTCATCTCTGAGGTCATCATTAGCATCATCAGAAGTGATACATATAGGCACAGGAGCATCTCGATCACCTTCAGTTTCTCGTCCTCAATCTATCTCTAGCTCTCGTAACCAGCATTCACTTTGGTCTTACCAGTCACCACATCTTGCTATAAGCCGGAGTTCACTGGACCTTCAAAATGCATCTTCTCAAAGATCTCGTGCAGCTTACTTAATTTCATCCAACTCATTGGGTTATCCTTGTTTATCACCTCTTAATTCAAGATATGGGTCTGCATACATTCCTAGTCCTAGCAATCCCTCGTCGAGCTATATGGGATCAACAAGTCGGCAGCCTAACCCACTGCATCACAGTGAATCAATTACAAGCTTTTCACCATTTGCTTCAGCTAACTCTCTTCCTGGATGTGAGTCGTGA
- the LOC101252893 gene encoding uncharacterized protein, translated as MSSRGLLPLMNLVRLNGVPILQQLQLEERLLRTSSHNWCIVNDGTNEPTIVMGISGKPAELLEIGSVLQDKIPVVKRFSGGGTVIVDHQTVFITFICNTDALPSVQPYPRPIMSWSGQLYSKVFQGVGDFSLRENDYVFGNRKFGGNAQSITKGRWVHHTSFLWDYEMMNMGYLKLPKRAPDYRQARDHSDFICRMKDYISRQEFINRTISALGSQFSITPPELESSDCPDDTKFVPSTRLLGKQELEECFESESGNVILQSL; from the exons ATGAGTTCACGAGGGCTGCTGCCATTGATGAATCTTGTTAGACTTAATGGAGTTCCAATTCTGCAGCAGTTGCAATTGGAGGAGCGTTTACTAAGGACCTCATCTCATAACTGGTGTATCGTGAATGACGGAACCAATGAACCCACCATTGTCATggggatttcagg AAAACCAGCTGAACTTCTTGAAATCGGTTCTGTTTTACAAGACAAGATTCCAGTAGTTAAGAGGTTTTCTGGAGGTGGCACTGTAATTGTCGATCACCAGACAGTTTTCATCACTTTCATATGCAACACAGATGCTCTCCCTAGTGTACAACCATATCCTAGGCCCATCATGTCATGGAGTGGCCAGCTGTATAGCAAAGTGTTTCAAGGAGTTGGGGATTTCTCTCTTCGTGAAAATG ACTACGTTTTTGGTAACCGCAAGTTTGGGGGAAATGCTCAATCTATCACAAAAGGGCGTTGGGTTCATCATACGTCTTTTTTGTGGGATTATGAGATGATGAACATGGGTTATCTCAAACTTCCAAAACGAGCTCCTGACTATCGACAG GCAAGAGACCATTCAGACTTTATTTGCCGCATGAAGGATTATATATCTCGACAAGAATTCATCAATAGAACCATTTCTGCACTTGGCAGCCAGTTTAGCATAACTCCTCCGGAGCTTGAATCATCTGACTGTCCTGATGACACGAAATTCGTGCCCTCCACTAGACTACTAGGAAAACAAGAACTGGAGGAATGTTTTGAGTCTGAATCTGGGAATGTCATACTACAGTCACTGTAA
- the LOC101252596 gene encoding protein disulfide isomerase-like 5-2 yields MMKNMSFVILLLVLVSRPFITAAESEQQKQQLGIDSGKVLELDESNFDAAISSFDYILVDFYAPWCGHCKRLAPQLDKAASILADLKKPISIAKIDADKYKRVGSKYGIDGYPTLKIFMHGVPTEYYGPRKADLLVRFLKKFVAADVAILNSDSAISEFVEAAGTSFPIFIGFGLNESAISHFAVKYKKRAWFSVAKDFSDKTMEFYDFDKVPALVARHPNYDEQSIFYGPFEENFVEDYIKQSLLPLTLPITEETLRLLKDDERKVILTILEDETDDRSKKLLKLLKAAASANRDFVFVFVGFKQWQGFAESFDVSKKTKLPKMVVWDGDEEYFSVVGSESVEDEDQGSQITHFIQGYKDGNIIQKRISSGSFMGFINSMIGLGTVTIIVFVVAVVMIIQSLKEEPLTVGTRDEGDHPSSSTSQTEARQPLRSGEKQDKED; encoded by the exons atgatgaaaaatatgtcTTTTGTCATCCTCCTCTTAGTTTTGGTTTCACGGCCGTTCATCACGGCGGCGGAGTCGGAACAGCAGAAGCAACAGTTGGGCATAGACAGCGGTAAAGTATTGGAACTTGATGAATCTAACTTTGATGCTGCAATTTCcagttttgattatattttggtCGATTTCTACGCTCCTTGGTGTGGTCACTGCAAACGACTTGCACCTCAG TTGGACAAAGCTGCTAGCATACTTGCTGATTTGAAGAAGCCCATAAGTATTGCAAAAATAGATGCTGACAAGTACAAACGTGTTGGTTCAAAATATGGCATTGA TGGATATCCAACTTTAAAGATATTTATGCATGGTGTTCCAACAGAATATTATGGACCAAGAAAAGCAGATTTACTTGTACGATTCTTGAAGAAGTTTGTTGCTGCTGATGTGGCCATACTCAATTCTGATTCAGCCATTAGTGAATTTGTTGAAGCAGCCGGCACTAGTTTCCCTATATTTATAGGCTTTGGTTTGAATGAATCTGCCATATCACATTTTGCAGTAAAATACAAGAAGAGAGCATGGTTTTCTGTGGCAAAAGATTTCTCGGATAAGACCATGGAATTCTATGATTTTGACAAGGTACCTGCTTTGGTAGCTCGTCATCCAAACTATGATGAACAAAGCATCTTCTATGGCCCCTTTGAAG AAAATTTTGTTGAGGATTATATCAAGCAGAGTTTGCTCCCACTGACTTTGCCCATTACTGAAGAAACTCTGAGATTGCTGAAAGATGATGAGAGAAAAGTTATTCTAACAATTTTGGAAGATGAAACTGATGATAGGTCTAAGAAATTATTGAAGCTCCTGAAAGCTGCTGCATCTGCAAACCGCGACTTCGTGTTTGTTTTTGTTGGGTTCAAGCAATGGCAAGGGTTTGCTGAATCATTTGACGTTTCTAAGAAAACTAAGCTGCCAAAAATGGTTGTTTGGGATGGCGATGAGGAgtacttttca GTTGTTGGCTCTGAGAGCGTTGAAGATGAAGATCAGGGGTCCCAAATTACACATTTTATTCAAGGATACAAAGACGGAAATATCATACAGAAACGTATTAGCTCTGGTTCTTTCATGGGTTTCATAAACTCAATGATAGGTTTGGGAACAGTGACCATCATAGTGTTTGTGGTTGCGGTGGTGATGATTATCCAGTCTTTGAAAGAGGAACCCTTAACTGTTGGTACAAGGGACGAGGGAGATCATCCAAGCAGCTCCACCTCTCAGACAGAAGCCAGACAACCACTTCGTTCTGGAGAGAAACAAGACAAGGAAGATTAA